In Humulus lupulus chromosome 7, drHumLupu1.1, whole genome shotgun sequence, the following are encoded in one genomic region:
- the LOC133788738 gene encoding uncharacterized protein LOC133788738 isoform X2, translating into MSFYSAPTSPTSEFSSTEPTTPISTATNNTYYEDCPNFNLDDFEFDTSLRFIHYNDFEPETPPEHDPWRGDSLPQMSFADELFCDGKVVPLAPPPPLKLPPRLSGKNCGAPVSPRTPRSVLKLPVSRQCLWNDDFDPFMAAIENVREGMRGKNHRRARSLSPLKARPGESVGLEDTEGPIIKNGLNSIELRQPNRSASLRWTYPREKSPMKETGFQSSKERQPYGSASPKRERKSSKVLAEPKGVTIARRVRDAKMDPRKPTEPITTRAQQPTAQTGNSTLLRIGETCTREIKRQKITWLPFKGPSNKKVIDEENKVKDQNAGLLSKATFLSRLSFKSTKKAHYNEDQRAMSQAAKMSIVQYRPRLSLCLGYGSKYVD; encoded by the coding sequence ATGAGCTTCTATAGTGCCCCAACTAGTCCCACATCGGAATTTTCAAGCACTGAGCCAACCACACCGATAAGTACTGCTACTAATAATACTTATTATGAAGATTGTCCCAACTTCAACCTTGATGACTTTGAATTTGATACAAGTCTCCGTTTTATTCATTACAACGATTTCGAACCGGAGACCCCGCCGGAACACGATCCTTGGCGCGGAGATTCCCTTCCCCAAATGTCCTTTGCCGATGAGCTCTTTTGTGATGGCAAAGTTGTGCCCTTGGCTCCTCCTCCTCCACTAAAACTTCCGCCGCGCCTTTCCGGAAAAAATTGCGGTGCACCCGTGTCACCGAGAACTCCCCGTTCGGTTCTGAAGCTTCCGGTTTCACGTCAGTGCTTGTGGAACGATGATTTTGATCCCTTCATGGCGGCTATTGAGAACGTTAGGGAGGGGATGAGAGGGAAAAATCACAGGCGGGCTCGGTCGCTGTCCCCCTTAAAGGCCCGGCCCGGTGAATCTGTGGGCTTGGAGGATACTGAGGGGCCCATTATAAAAAATGGTTTAAACTCAATTGAACTGAGGCAGCCCAATCGATCAGCTTCTTTGAGATGGACATACCCACGAGAGAAGTCGCCAATGAAAGAGACGGGCTTCCAGTCTAGTAAGGAACGACAGCCATATGGATCGGCTTCACCGAAACGGGAGAGGAAAAGTTCGAAAGTTTTAGCTGAGCCCAAAGGAGTAACTATCGCCAGACGAGTGAGAGATGCTAAAATGGACCCACGAAAGCCCACTGAGCCTATTACAACACGAGCCCAACAGCCCACAGCGCAGACCGGGAACAGCACATTATTAAGGATTGGAGAGACTTGCACAAGGGAAATTAAGAGGCAAAAAATAACGTGGCTTCCTTTTAAGGGTCCATCCAATAAAAAAGTGATTGATGAAGAAAACAAGGTAAAAGACCAAAATGCAGGCCTGTTGTCTAAGGCAACCTTTTTGAGTAGATTGAGCTTTAAATCCACGAAAAAAGCTCATTACAATGAGGATCAAAGGGCAATGTCCCAAGCTGCCAAGATGAGCATTGTACAATACAGGCCTAGGCTGTCACTTTGCTTGGGTTATGGATCAAAGTATGTGGACTAA
- the LOC133788738 gene encoding uncharacterized protein LOC133788738 isoform X1, protein MGIQSEFLYASAGTSATPSICSIEESMSFYSAPTSPTSEFSSTEPTTPISTATNNTYYEDCPNFNLDDFEFDTSLRFIHYNDFEPETPPEHDPWRGDSLPQMSFADELFCDGKVVPLAPPPPLKLPPRLSGKNCGAPVSPRTPRSVLKLPVSRQCLWNDDFDPFMAAIENVREGMRGKNHRRARSLSPLKARPGESVGLEDTEGPIIKNGLNSIELRQPNRSASLRWTYPREKSPMKETGFQSSKERQPYGSASPKRERKSSKVLAEPKGVTIARRVRDAKMDPRKPTEPITTRAQQPTAQTGNSTLLRIGETCTREIKRQKITWLPFKGPSNKKVIDEENKVKDQNAGLLSKATFLSRLSFKSTKKAHYNEDQRAMSQAAKMSIVQYRPRLSLCLGYGSKYVD, encoded by the coding sequence ATGGGAATCCAAAGTGAATTCTTGTATGCAAGTGCAGGCACTAGTGCAACTCCAAGTATTTGCAGCATAGAAGAGAGCATGAGCTTCTATAGTGCCCCAACTAGTCCCACATCGGAATTTTCAAGCACTGAGCCAACCACACCGATAAGTACTGCTACTAATAATACTTATTATGAAGATTGTCCCAACTTCAACCTTGATGACTTTGAATTTGATACAAGTCTCCGTTTTATTCATTACAACGATTTCGAACCGGAGACCCCGCCGGAACACGATCCTTGGCGCGGAGATTCCCTTCCCCAAATGTCCTTTGCCGATGAGCTCTTTTGTGATGGCAAAGTTGTGCCCTTGGCTCCTCCTCCTCCACTAAAACTTCCGCCGCGCCTTTCCGGAAAAAATTGCGGTGCACCCGTGTCACCGAGAACTCCCCGTTCGGTTCTGAAGCTTCCGGTTTCACGTCAGTGCTTGTGGAACGATGATTTTGATCCCTTCATGGCGGCTATTGAGAACGTTAGGGAGGGGATGAGAGGGAAAAATCACAGGCGGGCTCGGTCGCTGTCCCCCTTAAAGGCCCGGCCCGGTGAATCTGTGGGCTTGGAGGATACTGAGGGGCCCATTATAAAAAATGGTTTAAACTCAATTGAACTGAGGCAGCCCAATCGATCAGCTTCTTTGAGATGGACATACCCACGAGAGAAGTCGCCAATGAAAGAGACGGGCTTCCAGTCTAGTAAGGAACGACAGCCATATGGATCGGCTTCACCGAAACGGGAGAGGAAAAGTTCGAAAGTTTTAGCTGAGCCCAAAGGAGTAACTATCGCCAGACGAGTGAGAGATGCTAAAATGGACCCACGAAAGCCCACTGAGCCTATTACAACACGAGCCCAACAGCCCACAGCGCAGACCGGGAACAGCACATTATTAAGGATTGGAGAGACTTGCACAAGGGAAATTAAGAGGCAAAAAATAACGTGGCTTCCTTTTAAGGGTCCATCCAATAAAAAAGTGATTGATGAAGAAAACAAGGTAAAAGACCAAAATGCAGGCCTGTTGTCTAAGGCAACCTTTTTGAGTAGATTGAGCTTTAAATCCACGAAAAAAGCTCATTACAATGAGGATCAAAGGGCAATGTCCCAAGCTGCCAAGATGAGCATTGTACAATACAGGCCTAGGCTGTCACTTTGCTTGGGTTATGGATCAAAGTATGTGGACTAA